In Scomber japonicus isolate fScoJap1 chromosome 21, fScoJap1.pri, whole genome shotgun sequence, one DNA window encodes the following:
- the snx7 gene encoding sorting nexin-7 isoform X2, with the protein MSGQTVPADFSGHMLDLDEDEDLEVFTKNTSLADGGPMPNSPSSMVNQYRLEEDEEQQDANTKDLFITVDNPESHVTAIETFIMYRVVTKTTRSEFDSSEYEVRRRYQDFLWLRSRLEESHPTLIVHPLPEKFVMKGMVERFNDDFIETRKKALHRFLNKISEHPILSFSQHFKLFLTAQDLASHRKQGPGFLSRMGETVRAVANSVRGLRSRPEEFGVMWEYVEDFSNKISSVDKVTQRIIREQKEHLDELKQYGPTYTQWAGLEEELEEPLKGVAGCVERCSKETEEQIHHLSEVLVPALHEYVLCAETLKAVMRRRDNIQAEFEAKNEALASKKVDQEALQEEVDGLADRVEQANNVLKGDWSRWQDSMRTDLKSAFISTAEKNVEYYEQCLAVWESFLLSQKEESAEQKEEEDASS; encoded by the exons atgagtggACAGACGGTCCCTGCGGACTTCTCAGGACACATGTTGGACCTGGACGAAGACGAAGACCTGGAGGTGTTCACCAAG AACACATCACTGGCAGATGGAGGTCCAATGCCCAACTCTCCCAGCTCCATGGTCAACCAGTACCGACTGGAAGAGGACGAGGAACAGCAGGACGCCAACACCAAAGACCTCTTCATCACCGTTGACAACCCTGAGAGCCATGTCACTGCCATCGAGACCTTTATCATGTACAGAGTGGTGACCAAG ACCACACGGAGTGAGTTTGACTCCAGTGAGTATGAGGTACGCCGGCGCTACCAAGACTTCCTGTGGCTCCGAAGTAGACTGGAAGAAAGCCACCCAACGCTCATCGTCCAT CCTCTGCCTGAGAAGTTTGTGATGAAAGGCATGGTGGAGCGCTTCAATGACGACTTCATTGAGACCAGGAAGAAAGCTCTGCACCGCTTCCTCAACAAGATCTCTGAGCATCCCATCCTGTCCTTCAGCCAGCACTTCAAACTCTTCCTCACTGCACAG GACTTGGCGTCTCACAGGAAACAGGGTCCAGGCTTCCTGAGCCGGATGGGAGAGACGGTGAGAGCGGTGGCCAACTCAGTGCGAGGCCTCAGAAGCCGACCGGAGGAGTTTGGTGTCATGTGGGAGTACGTGGAGGACTTCAGCAACAAGATCTCCTCTGTGGACAAAGTCACCCAGAGAATAATCAGGGAACAGAAAG AGCATCTGGATGAGCTGAAGCAGTACGGACCCACCTACACCCAGTGGGCGGGGTTAgaggaagagctggaggagCCGCTGAAGGGCGTGGCCGGCTGCGTGGAGCGCTGCAGTAAGGAAACAGAGGAGCAGATCCACCACCTGTCTGAAGTCCTGGTCCCCGCCCTGCACGAGTATGTCCTCTGTGCTGAGACGCTGAAG gctgtgATGAGACGGAGAGACAACATCCAGGCTGAGTTTGAGGCCAAAAACGAGGCCCTGGCGTCCAAAAAAGTCGACCAAGAAGCA CTTCAGGAGGAGGTGGATGGCCTGGCAGACCGGGTGGAACAAGCCAACAATGTCTTAAAAGGAGACTGGTCCCGCTGGCAGGACAGTATGAGAACTGACCTCAAGTCAGCCTTTATCTCCACTGCTGAGAAGAACGTGGAATACTACGAGCAG
- the snx7 gene encoding sorting nexin-7 isoform X1 — protein MSGQTVPADFSGHMLDLDEDEDLEVFTKQNTSLADGGPMPNSPSSMVNQYRLEEDEEQQDANTKDLFITVDNPESHVTAIETFIMYRVVTKTTRSEFDSSEYEVRRRYQDFLWLRSRLEESHPTLIVHPLPEKFVMKGMVERFNDDFIETRKKALHRFLNKISEHPILSFSQHFKLFLTAQDLASHRKQGPGFLSRMGETVRAVANSVRGLRSRPEEFGVMWEYVEDFSNKISSVDKVTQRIIREQKEHLDELKQYGPTYTQWAGLEEELEEPLKGVAGCVERCSKETEEQIHHLSEVLVPALHEYVLCAETLKAVMRRRDNIQAEFEAKNEALASKKVDQEALQEEVDGLADRVEQANNVLKGDWSRWQDSMRTDLKSAFISTAEKNVEYYEQCLAVWESFLLSQKEESAEQKEEEDASS, from the exons atgagtggACAGACGGTCCCTGCGGACTTCTCAGGACACATGTTGGACCTGGACGAAGACGAAGACCTGGAGGTGTTCACCAAG CAGAACACATCACTGGCAGATGGAGGTCCAATGCCCAACTCTCCCAGCTCCATGGTCAACCAGTACCGACTGGAAGAGGACGAGGAACAGCAGGACGCCAACACCAAAGACCTCTTCATCACCGTTGACAACCCTGAGAGCCATGTCACTGCCATCGAGACCTTTATCATGTACAGAGTGGTGACCAAG ACCACACGGAGTGAGTTTGACTCCAGTGAGTATGAGGTACGCCGGCGCTACCAAGACTTCCTGTGGCTCCGAAGTAGACTGGAAGAAAGCCACCCAACGCTCATCGTCCAT CCTCTGCCTGAGAAGTTTGTGATGAAAGGCATGGTGGAGCGCTTCAATGACGACTTCATTGAGACCAGGAAGAAAGCTCTGCACCGCTTCCTCAACAAGATCTCTGAGCATCCCATCCTGTCCTTCAGCCAGCACTTCAAACTCTTCCTCACTGCACAG GACTTGGCGTCTCACAGGAAACAGGGTCCAGGCTTCCTGAGCCGGATGGGAGAGACGGTGAGAGCGGTGGCCAACTCAGTGCGAGGCCTCAGAAGCCGACCGGAGGAGTTTGGTGTCATGTGGGAGTACGTGGAGGACTTCAGCAACAAGATCTCCTCTGTGGACAAAGTCACCCAGAGAATAATCAGGGAACAGAAAG AGCATCTGGATGAGCTGAAGCAGTACGGACCCACCTACACCCAGTGGGCGGGGTTAgaggaagagctggaggagCCGCTGAAGGGCGTGGCCGGCTGCGTGGAGCGCTGCAGTAAGGAAACAGAGGAGCAGATCCACCACCTGTCTGAAGTCCTGGTCCCCGCCCTGCACGAGTATGTCCTCTGTGCTGAGACGCTGAAG gctgtgATGAGACGGAGAGACAACATCCAGGCTGAGTTTGAGGCCAAAAACGAGGCCCTGGCGTCCAAAAAAGTCGACCAAGAAGCA CTTCAGGAGGAGGTGGATGGCCTGGCAGACCGGGTGGAACAAGCCAACAATGTCTTAAAAGGAGACTGGTCCCGCTGGCAGGACAGTATGAGAACTGACCTCAAGTCAGCCTTTATCTCCACTGCTGAGAAGAACGTGGAATACTACGAGCAG